A window of the Arcobacter sp. F155 genome harbors these coding sequences:
- a CDS encoding cation-translocating P-type ATPase yields MSKEKINLNISGMTCVNCSNGIEKFLNKQKGVQSTKVSFASSEGEFTIDTENMSKDTLIKKIELLGYKVEEDFSHLEKAQEKEFKNLKNLFSISMTITAFMFVIMFSSIVDVSVKQYAIFALATVVQFFCGARFYKLAYKALSNKNYDMNVLVALGTSAAYFYSTFVVFFPTLFPEHLKFLYFDGAAVIISFVLLGRFLEERSKQKASDFLKKLMTLAPSLANLIDEKENIKEILASELKIDDKILVKTGEKIPTDGEIIKGRADIDTSMITGESMPVFKEIGDEVLSGTLNTNGVITVRVTKLASDTTLSKIINLLKSAQSKQIPISRFADKIANIFVPSVIVIAIATFIIWALVGDMQNAILASISVLIISCPCALGLATPIAIVSSVSKGAKEGILIKNPEVLEVIKDIQYAVFDKTGTLTKGEIAVTKTDIDEKYFSKILAVESLSEHPISKAIVSYLKDVEKQNYEIEDLEIIAGRGIKAKIDKQLILLGNKQLLEENNIEIKTSHLKFYNERLELANGVILASIENESIGSFALEDELKENAQELIENLKKQNIKPILLTGDNKITASKIASKIGIDEVYSEVIPTEKYDVIKKVQEKGKVMFVGDGINDAPSIKQANIGVTLNSGADISKDAGDIILVNNELNSISKSIKLSIETMKIIKQNLFWAFIYNAIGIPLAAGVLYPFFGLMLSPIYAGIAMSFSSVTVVLNSLRLKLKKL; encoded by the coding sequence ATGTCTAAAGAGAAAATAAATCTAAATATCTCAGGAATGACTTGTGTTAACTGCTCAAATGGAATTGAAAAGTTTTTAAACAAACAAAAAGGTGTACAAAGCACTAAAGTAAGCTTCGCTTCTAGTGAAGGAGAGTTTACTATTGATACTGAAAATATGTCAAAAGATACTCTTATAAAAAAAATTGAACTTCTTGGGTATAAAGTTGAAGAAGACTTTTCTCACTTAGAAAAAGCTCAAGAAAAAGAGTTCAAAAACCTTAAAAACCTTTTCTCTATTTCAATGACTATAACTGCATTTATGTTTGTAATCATGTTTTCAAGTATAGTTGATGTATCAGTTAAACAATATGCTATTTTCGCCCTTGCAACAGTTGTACAGTTCTTTTGTGGAGCAAGATTTTATAAGTTAGCATACAAAGCTTTAAGTAACAAAAACTATGACATGAATGTTTTAGTTGCCTTAGGAACTAGTGCTGCATACTTTTATTCTACTTTTGTTGTATTCTTCCCTACCCTATTTCCAGAGCATTTAAAATTCTTATATTTTGATGGGGCAGCTGTTATTATCTCTTTTGTTTTATTAGGAAGATTTTTAGAAGAACGTTCAAAACAAAAAGCTAGTGACTTTTTAAAGAAACTAATGACATTAGCTCCTAGCCTTGCAAATTTAATTGATGAAAAAGAGAATATAAAAGAAATACTTGCAAGCGAACTTAAAATAGATGATAAGATTTTAGTTAAAACTGGTGAAAAGATACCTACTGATGGAGAAATAATAAAAGGTCGTGCAGATATAGATACTTCAATGATTACAGGTGAGTCAATGCCTGTCTTTAAAGAAATAGGAGATGAAGTATTATCAGGAACTTTAAACACAAATGGTGTAATCACAGTAAGGGTTACAAAACTAGCAAGTGATACAACTTTATCAAAGATAATCAACCTTCTAAAATCAGCTCAAAGTAAACAAATACCTATTAGTAGATTTGCAGATAAAATTGCAAATATCTTTGTACCTTCTGTAATCGTTATAGCTATTGCTACTTTTATTATATGGGCTTTAGTTGGAGATATGCAAAATGCTATTTTAGCAAGTATTTCTGTACTTATTATCTCTTGTCCTTGTGCTTTAGGACTTGCTACTCCAATTGCTATTGTAAGTTCTGTAAGTAAAGGAGCTAAAGAAGGTATTTTAATCAAAAACCCTGAAGTCCTAGAAGTTATCAAAGACATACAATACGCAGTTTTTGATAAAACAGGAACTTTAACAAAAGGTGAAATAGCTGTAACTAAAACAGATATAGATGAAAAATATTTCTCTAAAATATTAGCTGTTGAGAGTTTAAGTGAGCACCCTATTTCTAAAGCTATTGTAAGCTATTTAAAAGATGTAGAAAAACAAAACTATGAGATAGAAGATTTAGAAATCATTGCAGGAAGAGGAATAAAAGCTAAAATAGATAAGCAACTAATTTTACTTGGAAATAAACAACTTTTAGAAGAGAATAATATAGAAATCAAAACTTCTCACTTAAAGTTTTATAATGAAAGATTAGAGTTAGCAAATGGTGTTATTTTAGCTTCTATTGAAAATGAAAGTATTGGTTCTTTTGCCCTTGAAGATGAACTAAAAGAGAATGCACAAGAACTAATTGAAAATTTAAAAAAACAAAATATAAAGCCTATTTTATTAACAGGAGACAATAAAATCACTGCTTCTAAAATAGCCTCTAAGATTGGTATCGATGAAGTTTATAGTGAAGTTATTCCAACTGAGAAATACGATGTAATTAAAAAAGTTCAAGAAAAAGGTAAAGTTATGTTTGTAGGAGATGGAATAAATGATGCTCCATCAATCAAACAAGCAAACATTGGAGTAACTTTAAACTCTGGAGCTGATATTAGTAAAGATGCAGGAGATATAATTTTAGTAAACAATGAACTTAACTCTATTTCTAAAAGTATTAAGCTATCAATTGAAACAATGAAAATTATAAAACAAAATCTTTTCTGGGCATTTATTTATAATGCAATAGGAATTCCACTAGCAGCAGGTGTTTTATATCCATTCTTTGGACTTATGTTATCACCAATTTATGCAGGAATAGCTATGAGTTTTAGTTCTGTGACAGTTGTTCTAAACTCTCTTAGATTAAAACTAAAAAAGCTTTAG
- a CDS encoding primosomal protein N': MNYYEVSLLKSPLEPLTFQSEEELELGSKVEVPLRNRKNYSDAVVVKKVEEPSFKCSDIKVITEFFYDNKMLEIAKFISQYYVCSFGEALSIFIPFNKEYENKNIKQEFDSQIELSPKQQEAFDFCKDKKQALLFANTGSGKTEVYIKTIEEVLNKGGQAVLLMPEISLTPQMQKRLEKVFSTSVAIWHSKITKKKKETILQGLQEGSIKLVAGARSALFLPFENLQLIVVDEEHDESYKSDSKPRYHAKDLSIYIAKKYDIRLILGSATASISSFSKLPFYRLKQTFYDTRKKIEFDDSSLDISLKVLNKIKQTLDNQNQVIVFLPTRANYKYQICTSCGKSVECPYCSVSMSLHKNDLALKCHYCGYAQKIPETCPSCNNGVIHNLRVGTAQIEEQLNEMFPDKVVKRFDRDEIKTDSKLKTILNDFNNNKIDILVGTQMLSKGHDYHNVKLAVVLGIDSILNMNSYKAREKALSLLIQIAGRSGRKGDGEVIVQTQNEDFFAEYLQEYDYGEFLQEELEFREGLYPPFLKMAKVMFAHANGLKVKDELDRYVKLLKQKENIQVVGFGQCAIFKVANKYRYEIILRSSNVKALLQALHSIDSPIASIDMDTVY; this comes from the coding sequence ATGAACTATTATGAAGTTTCACTTTTAAAATCACCCTTAGAACCTTTAACTTTTCAAAGTGAAGAAGAACTAGAACTTGGAAGTAAGGTTGAAGTTCCTTTACGAAATAGAAAAAACTATAGTGATGCAGTTGTAGTAAAAAAAGTAGAAGAACCAAGCTTTAAATGTAGTGATATAAAAGTTATTACAGAGTTTTTTTATGACAATAAAATGCTTGAAATTGCAAAGTTTATCTCTCAATATTATGTGTGCTCTTTTGGAGAGGCTCTTTCTATTTTTATTCCTTTTAATAAAGAGTATGAAAACAAAAATATAAAACAAGAGTTTGACTCACAAATAGAGCTATCACCTAAACAGCAAGAGGCATTTGATTTTTGTAAAGATAAAAAACAAGCTTTACTTTTTGCAAACACAGGAAGTGGTAAAACAGAAGTTTATATTAAAACTATTGAAGAAGTTTTAAATAAAGGTGGGCAAGCAGTTTTATTGATGCCTGAAATATCTTTAACACCTCAAATGCAAAAAAGACTAGAAAAGGTTTTTTCTACTTCTGTAGCTATTTGGCACTCTAAAATCACTAAAAAGAAAAAAGAGACAATTCTTCAAGGCTTACAAGAAGGAAGTATTAAACTTGTTGCAGGGGCTAGGTCAGCACTTTTTTTACCCTTTGAAAACTTGCAGTTAATAGTTGTAGATGAAGAGCATGATGAGTCTTATAAAAGTGATTCAAAACCAAGGTATCATGCAAAAGATTTAAGTATTTATATTGCAAAGAAGTACGATATTAGACTTATTTTAGGAAGTGCAACAGCTTCAATCTCTTCTTTTTCAAAGTTGCCTTTTTATAGATTAAAGCAGACTTTTTATGATACAAGAAAGAAAATAGAATTTGATGATTCTTCTTTAGATATCTCTTTAAAAGTATTAAACAAAATAAAACAAACTTTAGATAATCAAAATCAAGTAATTGTATTTTTACCTACAAGGGCAAACTACAAATACCAAATTTGTACCTCATGTGGAAAATCAGTAGAGTGTCCTTATTGTTCTGTTTCAATGAGTTTACATAAAAATGATTTAGCTTTAAAGTGTCATTATTGTGGATATGCTCAAAAGATACCAGAAACCTGTCCTTCATGTAATAATGGAGTGATTCATAACCTAAGAGTTGGAACAGCACAAATTGAAGAACAACTAAATGAGATGTTCCCTGACAAAGTAGTGAAAAGATTTGATAGGGATGAAATCAAAACTGATAGTAAGTTAAAAACTATTTTAAATGATTTTAACAATAATAAAATTGATATTTTAGTTGGAACACAAATGCTTTCAAAAGGGCATGACTACCATAATGTAAAACTTGCAGTTGTTCTTGGAATTGATTCAATCCTAAATATGAACTCTTATAAAGCAAGGGAAAAAGCTCTATCTTTGCTTATTCAAATAGCAGGAAGAAGTGGAAGAAAAGGTGATGGAGAAGTTATTGTTCAAACCCAAAATGAAGATTTTTTTGCAGAATATTTGCAAGAGTATGATTATGGGGAGTTTTTACAAGAGGAGTTAGAGTTTAGAGAAGGGCTTTATCCTCCATTTTTAAAAATGGCAAAAGTAATGTTTGCCCATGCAAATGGACTTAAAGTAAAAGATGAACTTGATAGATACGTAAAACTTTTAAAACAAAAAGAGAATATTCAAGTAGTAGGTTTCGGACAGTGTGCAATATTTAAAGTTGCAAATAAATATAGATATGAAATAATTTTACGTTCTTCAAATGTAAAAGCCTTGCTTCAAGCCCTTCATAGTATTGATTCTCCTATAGCTTCTATTGATATGGATACGGTTTATTAA
- a CDS encoding YbfB/YjiJ family MFS transporter translates to MNLLNKNSNISILIAGIIAVIIGLGITRFAFTSLLPPMIEGFLTVSFAGVLASFNYIGYLSGSIFSMFIKDINKKVIFFRIGIILCLLTTIILGITENQTIWFIARLTAGISGALAFVVGSAIVMSKLNFQNKTKAMGIHFSGIGFSIFVTDIIARAVQNSGGSWKDSWIVLTIVTTILALYSMYILSFDKSIKVKKTSTNFDKSLFTPFTIIIIISYFTMGIGFVVQATFLPDIINSIKELEGYGSMTWTIVGLAGIPSCIIWMSLASKYGSVNIIIITMGLLGISILIPTVTSNIYLNLLSGVLYGGTFIALVGLFMNLGGKLAGKSPVVLMGAFTIANGIGQVIAPLYSVYFIEKFSSYNYALYLTSFIVFCGILLLFFSKTIMTEEQKKI, encoded by the coding sequence ATGAACTTATTAAATAAAAATAGCAATATATCAATACTAATTGCAGGAATTATTGCTGTAATAATTGGGCTTGGAATAACTAGATTTGCTTTTACTTCACTTCTTCCTCCTATGATTGAAGGCTTTCTTACAGTTAGTTTTGCAGGGGTATTAGCATCTTTTAATTATATAGGTTATTTAAGTGGTTCAATCTTTTCTATGTTTATAAAGGACATAAATAAAAAAGTGATATTTTTTAGAATTGGAATTATTTTATGTTTACTAACAACTATTATTCTTGGTATCACAGAAAATCAAACTATCTGGTTTATAGCTAGACTTACTGCAGGAATTTCAGGAGCTTTAGCATTTGTTGTGGGTTCAGCTATTGTTATGAGTAAATTAAACTTTCAAAATAAAACAAAAGCTATGGGAATACACTTTTCAGGAATTGGCTTTTCGATTTTTGTAACTGATATTATCGCAAGAGCAGTTCAAAACAGTGGTGGAAGCTGGAAAGATTCGTGGATAGTATTAACTATAGTTACAACTATTCTTGCATTATACTCTATGTATATTTTGTCCTTTGATAAAAGTATTAAAGTAAAAAAAACATCAACAAACTTTGATAAATCTTTATTTACACCTTTTACTATTATCATAATCATTAGCTACTTTACTATGGGTATAGGATTTGTAGTACAAGCTACGTTTTTACCAGATATTATCAATTCTATAAAAGAGTTAGAAGGATATGGAAGTATGACTTGGACAATAGTTGGTTTAGCTGGTATTCCTTCTTGTATTATATGGATGAGTTTAGCTTCTAAGTACGGAAGTGTAAATATAATCATCATTACTATGGGTCTACTTGGTATAAGTATTTTAATACCAACTGTTACATCAAATATATATTTAAATCTTTTGTCAGGTGTACTTTATGGAGGAACTTTTATTGCTCTTGTGGGATTGTTTATGAATCTAGGAGGAAAATTAGCAGGAAAAAGCCCTGTAGTTTTAATGGGAGCATTTACAATAGCTAATGGCATAGGTCAAGTAATAGCTCCCCTTTATTCTGTCTATTTTATTGAAAAATTCTCATCATATAATTATGCTCTTTATCTTACTTCATTTATCGTTTTTTGTGGTATTTTACTTTTGTTTTTTTCTAAAACAATTATGACAGAAGAACAAAAAAAGATTTAA
- a CDS encoding heavy-metal-associated domain-containing protein, producing MKKTFKANNIACGSCSNLIKGSLEEEFGEIIINLNTEPKEVTVEIKDETQEVKFKDEMKELGFEIIEE from the coding sequence ATGAAAAAAACATTTAAAGCAAACAATATAGCTTGTGGAAGTTGTTCAAATCTTATTAAAGGTTCATTAGAAGAAGAGTTTGGAGAGATTATTATAAATTTAAATACAGAACCAAAAGAAGTAACAGTTGAAATCAAAGATGAAACACAAGAAGTAAAGTTCAAAGATGAAATGAAAGAACTTGGATTTGAAATCATAGAAGAGTAA
- the aat gene encoding leucyl/phenylalanyl-tRNA--protein transferase, protein MRLLEPIEKIYLLDEDNFDFPTLEMMNNDLVAVGGDFHPQRLLNAYEHGLFPWFMDEYNHIHWFSPQQRMVLYPDEMKVSKSLRKTIKNKGFVVKTNENFEEVMKNCASIKRKHEDDTWINEHFIQAYVNLHKLGYAYSIETYLDDELVGGLYGVLIDDIFCGESMFAKVSDASKVAFYHLCKQAKENGINLIDCQVHNEHLESLGAKEIPREEYFKILKKK, encoded by the coding sequence ATGAGACTTTTAGAACCAATAGAAAAAATATACCTCCTTGATGAAGATAATTTTGATTTCCCTACTTTAGAAATGATGAATAATGACCTAGTTGCAGTAGGAGGAGACTTTCATCCCCAAAGATTATTAAATGCCTATGAACATGGACTTTTCCCCTGGTTTATGGATGAATACAATCACATACATTGGTTCTCACCTCAACAAAGAATGGTTTTATACCCAGATGAAATGAAGGTATCAAAAAGCCTTAGAAAAACAATCAAAAACAAAGGTTTTGTTGTAAAAACGAATGAAAACTTTGAAGAAGTTATGAAAAACTGTGCAAGTATCAAAAGAAAACATGAAGATGACACTTGGATAAATGAGCACTTTATTCAAGCCTATGTAAATCTACATAAACTAGGATATGCATACTCTATAGAAACCTACTTAGATGATGAATTAGTTGGTGGTCTTTATGGAGTTCTGATTGATGATATCTTTTGTGGTGAAAGTATGTTTGCTAAAGTTAGTGATGCCTCTAAAGTTGCATTTTATCACCTTTGTAAACAAGCAAAAGAGAATGGTATAAATCTAATTGATTGTCAAGTACATAATGAGCATTTAGAAAGTTTAGGTGCAAAAGAGATTCCAAGAGAAGAGTACTTCAAGATACTAAAAAAGAAATAG
- a CDS encoding helix-turn-helix transcriptional regulator, with translation MCACEEKKLIRSCCEDISYISDINKILPSQETLVDISNVFKALADPTRAKMLYALIDYEICVGEMTNLLEIPQSHVSHQLRTLKKYGIVDFKKDKKMSFYYIKDEYIKDLLKAILKEKE, from the coding sequence ATGTGTGCTTGTGAAGAAAAAAAATTAATCAGGTCTTGTTGTGAAGATATTAGTTATATCTCTGATATAAATAAAATTCTTCCTTCACAGGAAACTTTAGTTGATATCTCAAATGTATTTAAAGCTCTTGCTGACCCAACTAGAGCAAAAATGTTATATGCACTAATAGATTATGAAATATGTGTAGGAGAGATGACAAACCTACTTGAAATACCCCAATCTCATGTGTCACACCAATTAAGAACACTAAAAAAATACGGAATAGTTGATTTTAAAAAAGATAAAAAAATGTCTTTTTATTATATAAAAGATGAGTATATAAAAGATTTACTCAAAGCAATCCTAAAAGAAAAGGAGTAG
- a CDS encoding tetrahydrodipicolinate N-succinyltransferase N-terminal domain-containing protein, translating to MAFTKDDFKELVSNIQSQDWYKNPIGFGIAKVDRGQLNPEKILQASYPVVNWEENFGSAAIFLNALKEAGENIDTSKSELVFNISDKFLTTCIESFRPYIPEAKGQEHKNVQVISTLASLPIDSGLTADDYRVVFIFEDTNPASAESVYLKLYALSTGKAALRSLNLDGAFGQLHNSAWVGNQPIELDWLRENEISLKLSGKFPSITKVDKFPQFLDHVIPADNTRILDTNKVRFGAQLAAGTTVMPGAAYINFNAGTEGAVMVEGRISSSAKVGAGSDVGGGASILGVLSGTDGVPVTIGDNTLLGANSCTGTAIGDSCILDAGVTILPGTKITLSEKAVEQLKEINPGKEISTVMKGMDFLGVNGVHFRVNSQTGQTIAMRSTREVKLNADLH from the coding sequence ATGGCTTTTACAAAAGATGATTTTAAAGAACTAGTATCAAATATCCAATCTCAAGACTGGTACAAAAACCCAATTGGTTTTGGTATCGCAAAAGTAGATAGAGGACAATTAAACCCTGAAAAAATTTTACAAGCATCATATCCTGTAGTAAACTGGGAAGAAAACTTCGGTAGTGCTGCAATTTTCTTAAATGCATTAAAAGAAGCAGGTGAAAATATTGATACTTCTAAATCAGAATTAGTATTTAATATCAGTGACAAATTTTTAACAACTTGTATTGAGTCTTTTAGACCATATATCCCAGAAGCAAAAGGACAAGAGCACAAAAATGTTCAAGTTATTTCTACTTTAGCTTCATTACCAATTGATTCAGGTCTTACTGCTGATGATTATAGAGTTGTATTTATTTTTGAAGATACAAACCCAGCAAGTGCAGAGTCTGTATATTTAAAACTTTATGCTTTATCAACTGGAAAAGCAGCTTTAAGAAGCTTAAACCTTGATGGTGCATTTGGTCAATTACACAACAGTGCTTGGGTTGGAAATCAACCAATTGAATTAGACTGGTTAAGAGAAAATGAAATTTCATTAAAACTATCTGGTAAATTCCCAAGTATCACAAAAGTTGATAAATTCCCACAATTCTTAGACCATGTAATTCCTGCTGATAACACAAGAATTTTAGATACAAACAAAGTAAGATTTGGAGCACAATTAGCTGCTGGAACTACTGTAATGCCTGGTGCTGCATATATTAACTTCAATGCTGGAACTGAAGGTGCTGTAATGGTTGAAGGTAGAATTTCTTCTTCAGCTAAAGTTGGTGCTGGTTCTGATGTTGGTGGAGGAGCTTCAATTCTTGGTGTTCTTTCTGGTACTGATGGTGTTCCTGTAACTATTGGTGATAACACATTATTAGGTGCTAACTCTTGTACTGGTACTGCTATTGGTGACTCTTGTATCTTAGATGCAGGTGTAACAATCTTACCAGGTACTAAAATCACTCTTTCTGAAAAAGCTGTTGAGCAATTAAAAGAGATTAACCCAGGTAAAGAGATTTCTACTGTTATGAAAGGTATGGATTTCTTAGGTGTTAATGGAGTACACTTTAGAGTTAACTCTCAAACTGGTCAAACAATTGCAATGAGATCAACTAGAGAAGTTAAATTAAACGCTGACTTACACTAA
- a CDS encoding LysR family transcriptional regulator yields MDTNLLKIFIAVADKESITLAANELGFTQSNVTLRIKQLEKNLKCSLFHRIPKGVVLTDEGKRLYKHSIQIVRKVEDAILDVQNEQEQKKLIIGSTDCNAVVRISSFITKLHEDYPNIQLEFLTGTTKEITKMVLEYKVNVAFISGEPTHDELIVLKRYDEELAILEEKNDKSQNVLLTFKEGSIFDDFLRKYYEKNGIEVEKSIAFGSLETILACVKAGMGKTLLPLKLVDKLGYKEELKVIKLDKKIAYFPTCMVCRKDYLPKISEYLKEMVF; encoded by the coding sequence ATGGATACAAATCTTCTAAAAATATTTATTGCAGTTGCAGATAAAGAAAGTATAACTTTAGCTGCAAATGAACTCGGCTTTACCCAGTCAAATGTGACACTTAGAATAAAGCAACTTGAAAAGAATTTGAAATGTTCATTATTTCATCGTATACCAAAAGGTGTGGTTTTAACAGATGAAGGTAAAAGGCTTTATAAACATTCAATACAGATTGTAAGAAAAGTAGAAGATGCTATTTTAGATGTTCAAAATGAACAAGAACAAAAGAAGCTTATTATTGGTTCAACAGATTGTAATGCAGTAGTAAGGATTTCTTCCTTTATTACAAAACTACATGAGGATTATCCTAATATTCAATTAGAGTTTTTAACAGGAACAACAAAAGAAATTACTAAAATGGTTTTAGAATATAAAGTAAATGTGGCATTTATAAGTGGTGAACCAACCCATGATGAACTTATAGTATTAAAAAGATATGATGAAGAGCTTGCTATATTAGAAGAAAAAAATGATAAATCACAAAATGTTTTACTAACCTTCAAAGAGGGAAGTATTTTCGATGACTTCTTAAGAAAATATTATGAAAAAAATGGAATAGAAGTAGAAAAATCAATAGCTTTTGGAAGCCTAGAAACTATACTTGCATGTGTAAAAGCTGGTATGGGAAAAACACTTTTGCCTTTAAAACTAGTTGATAAATTAGGATACAAAGAAGAATTAAAAGTTATAAAACTAGATAAAAAAATAGCATATTTTCCTACTTGTATGGTATGTAGAAAAGATTATCTACCAAAAATAAGTGAATATCTTAAAGAGATGGTTTTTTAG
- the pyrC gene encoding dihydroorotase, with protein MNDKNSFIIDSPLDMHLHLRDDDMLKLVAPLTSKHFSAALVMPNIVPPITTKEALLSYKQRIKDACKNDSFSPQVTIFFQIDYSYEFLKDIKDEIIAVKLYPFGVTTNSETGVASMDVDILRPVLESMEKLDIPLCVHGETKGFIMDREKEFLPIYESLAINFPKLKIIMEHISNEESIALLEKYDNLYATITVHHLMLTLDDVLGGMLNPHTFCKPVVKKPTDKEALRKLALSAHPKVMFGSDSAPHQKEAKECHDGAAGVFTSPIALQVLTQLFEENGKLENLNAFVSLNAQKIYNLIPIKKQIELKKEEFKVPQSYQYKNEEVVPLFAGQTLSWSIKNVKVKDDY; from the coding sequence TTGAATGATAAAAATAGTTTTATAATTGATTCCCCACTTGATATGCATTTACATTTACGAGATGATGATATGCTAAAGTTAGTTGCTCCATTAACTTCAAAACATTTTTCTGCTGCCTTAGTTATGCCTAATATTGTTCCACCAATTACAACAAAAGAAGCCCTACTCTCTTATAAACAAAGAATCAAAGATGCCTGTAAAAATGATAGTTTTAGTCCTCAAGTTACTATATTTTTTCAAATAGATTACTCATATGAGTTTTTAAAAGATATTAAAGATGAGATTATCGCAGTTAAACTATATCCTTTTGGAGTAACTACAAACTCTGAAACAGGTGTAGCTTCAATGGATGTAGATATATTAAGACCAGTACTAGAATCAATGGAAAAGTTAGATATCCCTTTATGTGTTCATGGAGAGACAAAAGGCTTTATAATGGATAGAGAAAAAGAGTTTTTGCCTATTTATGAATCCTTAGCTATAAACTTTCCAAAATTGAAGATAATTATGGAGCACATATCAAATGAAGAATCTATTGCATTATTAGAAAAATATGATAACTTATATGCAACAATTACTGTTCATCACCTTATGCTTACGTTAGATGATGTATTAGGAGGAATGTTAAATCCTCATACTTTTTGTAAACCCGTAGTTAAAAAGCCTACAGATAAAGAAGCTCTTAGAAAACTAGCCTTATCTGCTCATCCTAAAGTAATGTTTGGCTCAGATTCTGCTCCCCACCAAAAAGAGGCTAAAGAGTGCCACGATGGAGCAGCTGGTGTTTTTACTTCACCTATTGCACTTCAAGTATTAACTCAACTTTTTGAAGAGAATGGAAAACTTGAAAATTTAAATGCTTTTGTTAGTTTAAATGCTCAAAAAATCTATAACTTAATACCAATAAAAAAGCAAATTGAATTAAAAAAAGAAGAATTTAAAGTACCCCAATCATACCAATACAAAAATGAAGAAGTAGTACCTTTATTTGCAGGACAAACTCTTTCATGGAGCATTAAAAACGTTAAGGTTAAAGATGATTATTAG
- a CDS encoding 6-carboxytetrahydropterin synthase translates to MIIRKKFKFEGAHIVRNCSTNRCKKSIHGHSYEVEVFFSSNKLDNGYMVLDFGLTKKHIKNIIDSFDHAYSLWSEESEEFKDFFKKNSERWIEMPVSPSAEAYSLLFLKFISHILKNTVLENAEGDVKVSSVRVHETQTGYAEAFLDDIDIIELDLKKVKFSKQIINEWKEKEELKKILSSL, encoded by the coding sequence ATGATTATTAGGAAAAAGTTTAAATTTGAAGGTGCACATATTGTAAGAAACTGTAGTACTAATAGATGCAAAAAGTCCATTCATGGACACTCCTATGAAGTTGAAGTATTTTTCTCTTCAAATAAACTAGATAATGGATATATGGTTTTAGATTTTGGCTTAACAAAAAAACATATTAAAAATATAATAGATTCATTTGATCATGCCTATTCACTTTGGTCAGAAGAGTCTGAAGAGTTCAAAGACTTTTTCAAGAAAAATAGTGAAAGATGGATAGAGATGCCTGTATCTCCAAGTGCAGAAGCATACAGTCTATTGTTTTTAAAATTTATAAGTCATATTTTAAAAAATACAGTTTTAGAAAATGCAGAAGGAGATGTAAAAGTATCTTCTGTAAGAGTTCATGAAACACAAACAGGTTACGCAGAGGCTTTTTTAGATGATATTGACATAATTGAGTTAGATTTAAAAAAAGTTAAGTTCTCAAAACAAATTATTAATGAGTGGAAAGAAAAAGAAGAATTAAAAAAGATATTGTCATCTTTATAA